Proteins from a single region of Penaeus monodon isolate SGIC_2016 chromosome 12, NSTDA_Pmon_1, whole genome shotgun sequence:
- the LOC119579358 gene encoding uncharacterized protein LOC119579358 — MQCAETRAWEVQGVLAHGEQARIAGRSVRAGSIGPTSQVFECRMCQGSHECSGRCAECSTSATSFRNSIAMGGVRGGSTLNEVGVARHLPHHASTPHLFVYQAADDEDEVDHAPKDCKEPIYSSAIDIRKATASKEAEAVRRITEKYDSLRALTDRRDDVDDPLAVTDEDVARIETFFRGHKTQLWVCRTLANLYCESGAGASHGTWELKYTGVPILLLDQGDTRSRDKRLLQLILAEKGTGFALWKDVVDNLTSYRAQEPQFHTLYLSSDHRRRMGLSFNDGRAACEFHSHIERLTADPANISLSGPGKKKNKSKEKVSKYRAPKKTDISSPCNFQHVTTVDACDKTRFFSLQAFSKVKNPPPLHPHTVVERPVEATNAKV; from the exons ATGCAGTGCGCAGAGACCCGGGCCTGGGAGGTGCAGGGAGTGCTGGCCCACGGTGAGCAGGCCAGGATAGCTGGTCGTAGTGTCCGAGCAGGCAGCATCGGCCCTACCTCACAGGTGTTCGAGTGTAGGATGTGCCAGGGCAGCCACGAGTGCTCGGGGCGGTGCGCAGAGTGCAGCACGAGCGCAACCTCCTTCAGGAATAGCATCGCGATGGGCGGCGTGAGAGGAGGTTCCACCCTGAACGAGGTGGGCGTTGCGAGACACCTTCCCCACCACGCCTCCACGCCACACCTGTTTGTGTACCAGGCCGCCGACGACGAAGACGAGGTGGACCACGCCCCCAAGGACTGCAAGGAGCCCATCTACTCCTCCGCCATTGACATCCGGAAGGCCACCGCATCGAAGGAG GCCGAGGCAGTGCGTCGCATCACGGAAAAGTACGATTCGCTCCGCGCCCTGACGGACCGACGAGACGACGTGGACGACCCGCTGGCTGTCACGGACGAGGATGTGGCGCGAATCGAGACGTTCTTTCGTGGCCACAAGACGCAGCTCTGGGTCTGTCGCACACTGGCTAACCTCTACTGTGAAAGTGGGGCTGGAGCTTCGCATGGCACGTGGGAGCTAAAGTACACGGGCGTACCCATTCTGCTGCTGGACCAGGGAGACACACGTTCCCGCGACAAGCGCCTCCTGCAGCTCATCCTGGCGGAGAAGGGAACGGGCTTCGCCCTGTGGAAGGACGTGGTGGACAACCTCACATCGTACAGAGCCCAAGAGCCCCAGTTCCATACCCTCTACCTGTCGTCGGACCACCGCCGGCGGATGGGACTTTCCTTCAACGACGGGCGCGCCGCCTGCGAGTTCCACAGCCACATCGAGCGCCTGACGGCCGACCCCGCCAACATTTCGCTCTCAGGGCccgggaaaaagaagaacaagtcCAAGGAGAAGGTATCAAAGTACAGAGCTCCCAAGAAGACCGACATCTCTTCGCCTTGCAACTTCCAGCACGTGACCACGGTGGACGCCTGCGACAAGACGCGGTTTTTCTCCCTGCAGGCGTTCTCCAAGGTGAAGAACCCGCCCCCCTTGCATCCGCACACGGTGGTGGAGCGGCCCGTGGAGGCGACGAATGCCAAAGTATAG